TCCACTAGGGGCGTTAAATATTTATCATATTGTTTTAGAAAAAAACTGTAATTCCTTTCATTACAGAACATAGATTTTTATCTATGCTTCTTTTGTATACATGATAAAATTTATCTTCTTCGAATCGGGTATAATAATGTGCGACTTTTGCCATATTTGTAGTGGGTTATAATATATTCCAGATACAATATTCTGCGGCAAATTTGACAATTTGTGTTGCCGGGGAATTTGTGGGTCGTATATTTGACAACTCTGCCAAACACCATCAAAAAAGGCGGAGGAAAAATATATAATGATATATTCCCTCCGCCTTGCTAACGATTATAAATTATAAATTAATTCCCGCACACGCAGTGGCCTGCGGCATCACATGCTGCTTTACATTCACCGCTGCAATCGCTACAGCTACAAGCATCTTCCTTGTCGCAACTGACATCGCATGATGAGCCAGCTATATTTGAAGCTACTGTTTTTGAAGTAGCTGCACCTTGAACAGTTTTACTATCACAACATTCGCTGCCAGGGGTGCATACACAGTGACCTGCTTCATCGCATTTGGCTTTGCATTCGTCTGGGCAATCTTCGCAAGTACAGGGTCCGTCACTATCGCATTTTGTATTCGTAGTTTGTGAGGTTTTGTCCTTTTTGCAACAGGCTTTTCCTTCTTCTTTGCAACATGAACCATTGAACGCGTATACTACGCCTGCTATTCCTACTACCGCAACAATGGCGGCAATTATCCAATATGATTTTTTCATTTTAGTATTTTGTTTATTTTAGTATACCCTCACGGCGATATACCATTTGTTTAATTAAGCAACCGTAATTTGCTATAATAATAGATGTTTAATTTTTGTGGTAGATTTGACAACGCAGCCAAAGCCTGTGCGAACACGGAGTTGTTAAAATGCGGTGGTTGATTTGTCAAATCAGTGCTGCATAATCTCAGCAACTAAAACGCCCTATAAGCAAATGTTTTCGATATTTGCTAACTAAAGGCGGCCCATGCAAATTGATATAGTGAACATCGTAATTAGATGGGATACTTGCAAGATGATAAATAGGTGCAGAAGGGAGCAGAGCCATGGAACAAGAATGATTGGGCTCAGTAATACTAGCTGCGGCTACATGGTCGGTATGAACTTTCAAATAGAAATTTTGATCATGGCAACAACCTTCTTCTTCACATCCTTCATCGCAACCGCAATCGGCATCTGCACCACTGAAAATAACAGCACTAAGCTCCTCACCGCAGAAATGCAATCTCACTGCCACCCCAGTAATACTAAGGATATAAAGCGAAACGGCAAAGATGGCTGCGAACTTTTTCATAATTCAATTACAAAGTTAGTGCATTGCAAGAGTACAGCCAAATTTATTTTTGGGGCAAACCGTCATTCTGATCCCGACTTATCGGGATTCAATTTGAAGAATCTCATTATAGTTTGCACTATATCAAATAGGTCTTCGAATTCATGAGATTCTTCGCCCGAAGCGGGTTCGATAGCTATCGGACTCAGAATGACGGTTCCAATTATATCAAAGGCACTACAATCTTAAAACTAAAATTCCTACCCATATTATTTATCCCACTTCTGCCCGTATAATTTTGAGGATAATTGTCCATATACTTTAGTCGGCTCATATTGCTTTGATATACCATATTAGTTAGGTTAGTACCTATTATATTAAAAGTGAAAAGTATATGTCCTTTTTTATTTACCACATTTGCACCAAAACCCGCATCCAACAACGTGTATCCTGCTGTAAAGGTTTCTGTGCCATAAGCTAGAAAAACTCTATTTTGTGGAGCATTATATCGAACATCAAATTTTACAAAACCTTGGGTGAAACACAGCCACTTTTTATTGAGTTCAGCACGGATTTCGTGCGATGTTCTTAAAGGTGGAATAAGAGGCAAATACTTGGTACTATCATTTAAAATTGCCCCGTTTCCTCCCAAATTTTGTGCATATACTACCGAAATTGCATTTTCAAAATGCAACCAATCATAAGGATGTGGATGGGCATCAACAGATACTTCTCCACCCCACAAACCTGCATTGGTTTGGTGAAATTTGAATACTGGATATGCATTCCCATTTTGATTATATATTGAATCACCTCCTTGTATATTTAGTAGTTTTTGATTATATATATAATAGCTAAGTCTGTTATAAAAAACCTCACTACTTATAGTAAAATGTTTACCATAATAAAATGCTCCAAAATCGCTCTGCAGGCTAAATTCGGGCTTGAAATTGGCATCGCCTAATTGTTGGAAACTGGTGCCGGGATGTACTCCTTTTGCAGAGATTTCTGCAATATTTGGTGAACGATAACCGCGTGCAATATTGAACTTATAACATAGTTTTTCACTTCTATTATAGGTTGCCCCGATGCTCGAGCTCATCCCCGAAAATATATGTTTGTAGTTTTCAAACTGCCATGAAATAGTACTGTCATTCATATTATAAGGTGTTTGTATATCAAAACCATTTGTGGCATCTGTTTTTGTATATAATGCTTGGTTGCTGAACGAACGTATATCATATCTTGCTCCTACACTAAAATCAAATTTTTTTACCGACTTTTTGATATAAAAAAATGGGCCTATGTCAAATGATTTATAGGCCGGGATAACAAAATCGGTAGCGGTTGCAGCATTTTTGTTTGACTGAACCATGCCATTCAACCCTGCGGTAATATGGTATTCTTTATACGGTTGAAAAATATATTTTATATCATAAGTTGCAGTGTTTAAAATTAAATTTAGTCCTGCCAAATCCGCATACAATGGATGGCTATATTCCCGTCTATGACTTTGTTGCAAACCAAGCTTGACCGTGAGTCTGCTCTTGCCGATAAAAAAGTTTGTGGCAGAATATAAACGATAATGTTGCACATGCTGATGTATTACATTAATATCATAAGAATTCAAATCGCGAGCGTCAGCAATAAGGCGAATAGTATCTTCCTCACTTACTTTTTTCGTAAATTTGCGTGTTGCAGAATCACGACTGCCATCGGGGATCTCTTGTATGTTATCATATACTGAAAAATTTAAAGAACTAATTCCCCATTTTTTTGCTATCCCAATATTTGCATTTAAATCCCTTTCATGGTATTTGGTCCCGAATACTTTTCCATCGTATTTATTATAATAATTACTCGCTTGTTTTTCTGACATTCTAAAGCCCCATATAATGCCTTTGTTATTTCCTGCAAGCCCTAAAGAAGTAGCCCATTGCTGATTATTACTTTGATAATTTCCAGTAAAATTTCCGCGTATCAGCCCCCTAGCAACTGGATTAGCAGGAATTAAATTTACTACTCCTGCCAATGCATCCGAACCATACATTAAACTGGCAGGACCTTTCACAATTTCTATACGGTCTATTAAATATTGATCTACTTCAATGCCATGCTCATCGCCCCATTGTTGGCCGTCTTGTCGCACGCCGTCAAATAAAGTTAGAATACGGTTGTATCCCAATCCTCTTATATAAGGTTTTGATACATTCGGTCCTGTAGTAACCGCACTCACGCCTGGAACTTTTGCAATTAAGTCTATAATATTGGCGGCTTGATTTTGTTGTATATATCTTCTATCAATACGCACCATAGGTATTGGACTTTTTCGTTCGTCGGTGGGCGATCCTACACCTGTTACTACTGCACCATGCAGCTCAACTGCTGAGTGTGACAGTACCAAAGAAATTAAACTTTTCATGGTATTATTTATCGTGATAATTTTTTGAGAAAAACCTGTTGCGGAAATCTCTACCAAAAAATTCCCACTTGGTAAGTTTTGTATATTAAAAAAACCTAAGCTGTCTGATAATTCCGTTGTTTTTAAATCGGGAATATATATAGTTGCTGAGATTATTGGTTTGTTGTCTTCGTCTATTACCCTACCTCGTATACCGTCTTTGGCGAGTAGTTGTAGGGGTAAAATATATATAAGTATTTGTATGATGTGTTTCATTGTTTTTTTTGGTTTGCAGTCATTCCTATTAAATCGCCATTGTGTTCGCCGCGGCGAATTGTTTCAATACGAAGAATCTGTTGGATCGTAGTCGAAACCCGCTCCCTATGAACAGATTCTTCGTCTCGTTTATAAAGTATTTCTAAATATTAGAAATTATCGTTTGACGAGACTCAGAATGACGTTGATGCTGACTCAGAATGACGGTAATGAATGATGTTAAAAGAAATAAAATGGGTTAATCAATAGTAAAAAAACTATAATATTAACAAAAACCAAAAACAGGTGGCCCTTTATTGGCAGCACGCAACAAAAATTCTTGGTGCGAAGCTATATATATAATTTGCTTAGGAGCAAGTAATGTTATAATATCTTTTTGAAATGGAAGTGTTGCACTTTCCAGATATTTTGCTGTTTCAAATTTGCATAATTTGCAGTGTTCTTTCTCGGTAGTAATATGCTGACTATGTCCACAGATTGATTGTGTTAGATTTCCAGGCAATAAGGTGGCTACCATACAAGCATGCTCGGGCTCATCGTGAATATGAGTTGGGTTCACACAAACTTCAAACTCATGCTCGTGCCACAAACCTGCAGGTATTTGGCAGAAGCTGAATACCACTAGTATGAACCAAGTTTGTAGCTGTTTGTAAAATATCATTTGCGAGGGCAAAGATAGGGGAGGGATTTTGGATATAGGACATAGGATTTTGGATATGGTTCGCCGCGGGGAATGGGGGTTGCTGACGCATGATTTAATTGCGATGTTTATGAACTAAGAAGTAGGATTTAGTGCTTGCTACTATAAGATTCTTCGAATTGAATCCCGATAAGTCGGGATCAGAATGACGGCACAGGACTACAAATCCCAAAGCCTATTGCGGCGGCGGCGGCGGATATAGCGTGTCATGTTTCGCCAAAAATCGACCACCATGCCAGCCACCACAAAGGGTGACCCTATAGCGATAAAACTGGTATATATAAAAAACATCCGCACCCTGCGGCTCTCAATACCCATGGTGTCGCCAAGAAAGCTAAACATTTTGAAGGCTGATTTTTCTATATAATACTTTAATTGTTCCATATACTTTTATGAACCACAAATATATTAAATTTCTTTTACAAAAAAATAATTTTATTCTGTCTTTTTTATCCCTGTTCCCATAGTACTTTTGCTTATTGATGCGTTCACGTTTTTTTTATATAGTTTTAGGAATAGGTCTCTTACTTGCGAAGCAAGCAGATGCCCAAATTTTTGAGCAAGAATCCATTGCCAAACAAGAGCTGGAATATCATCTTAAAAAACCACTTGCCAAGCCACGGTCATTTACGGCCAATTATCATGTGCATCATTACAATTTGAATTTATTATTGAATCCCGATACACAATATGTGCAGGGCAGTAATGCGGTATCTCTTAAAGTATTGAGCAATGCATCGTCCTTGGAAATTGATTTGAGCAGCAAGCTAATTGTCGACTCACTTTTCTCAAGCAAAGGCAAAGAAAAATATATTCATTTAGCTGATGTTATATATATAAATTTAGCAAGTTCATTACCGAAAGGAAGCTCAGAAACTATAACTATATACTATCATGGAAGGCCGAGTGGAACTGGATTCGGATCGTTTGGAATAGGTAAGAATAAAACAGGTAAAATGCTATGGACCCTCTCGCAACCTTATGGGGCAAGCGATTGGTGGCCTTGCAAAAACACTTTGAATGATAAAGCTGACTCCCTTGATGTATCAGTAACTACTGGCAAAACATATAATGTTGCCTCAAATGGGTTATTGGTTGATTCAAGCACACAAGATACATTTATTACAAGACATTGGCGACACCGTTATACCATTGCTGCCTATTTGGTGGCAGTTGCCGTAGGGCAATATGATATATATAGTAATTGGGCTCATTTAAAAAACGACAGTGTTGAGATATTAAATTATGTGTTTCCTGAAAGTTTGCAGAGTGCCATAACGAATACAAAGGATGTGGTAAGTTTTATAGAACTCTTTAGTAAATTATTTATTGACTATCCATTCAAAAAAGAAAAATATGGACATGCCGAGTTTGGTTGGGGCGGTGGAATGGAACACCAAACTATGAGTTTTATGGGTAAATTTAATTGGGATTTGGAAGCCCACGAACTTGCCCACCAATGGTTTGGCGACTGGGTTACCTGCGGCAGTTGGCAGGATATTTGGCTCAATGAAGCATTCGCTACTTACCTCAACGGACTTACCTATGAATTCTTAAAAACACAACAGGATTTTACCAATTGGAAAGCTCAGGTTTCTGATGGTGTGATGCTGTTGCCCGATGGTTCAGTGCTATGCAAAGACACTAGCAATGCGTATAAAATATTTGATAGCCGATTGGTATATAGTAAAGGTGCGATGGTATTGCACATGTTGCGTCAAACACTGGGTGATTCCTTGTTCTTTTTGGCTTGCAGAAATCATTTGAATAACCGCGGAGGAAACTATGCAGTAACCACAAATTTTATTGATGAATGTGAAAAAACTACAGGCAAAAAACTCGATACATTTTTCTCCGAATGGTATTATGGCGAAGGTTTTCCTATTTTCAATATCTTGTGGGAACGCCTGCCATCAGGCGAGTTGAGCATTGATATAGAACAAAATCCATCCAGTAGCACGGTTAGTTTTTTCCATATCCCTGTGGAATTACAATGCAAGAATGGAGTTCAGTTTTATGATTTTAAATTATACCCACAACAAAATAAAGAACATTTCACCCTCAAACCTCCCTTCGATGCAGATACTATAATATATAATCCTTATTATAATTGGTTGGGTTCTGCCACATTAAAAAACACAACAAACTTAACAGGAAAAGGCGAAGTATTATTGTTATTCCCAAACCCCGCAAAAGACAAATTACAGATCAAACTATTATATCCCAATACTATAAAAAGTATATATATAACCGACAACCATGGCAAGCTAGTCATGGATTGGAGCACCACAGGTAATCCTTCTAATTTTTATGAAGCAGATATATCAACATTTTCATCGGGAGAATATATAATAACGGCGGTAAACCAAAATGGGCAAAGGTTTAGTGAGAAATTTGTGGTTTTGTAGGAATATTGAGCAAAAAAAATTATTTTGTTGTTTGGAATCAGCGTATTACATTTGTGAATTGACATTAAATTGTATATAGATCATGAAAAATAGTACTTTATTAATAATAATATTTAGCAGCTTAACGTTTAATTCAAATGCTCAAGACACAATACCCAATGCAAATTTTGAGCAAAGCATTTATTACACTGATGCAGGCAATATCACGCACATGCATACTAATTTTTGGAAACTTAGTGATAGTACAAATATTTGGTTAGAAAAATATAATAAAAATATTTTTTAACCTTTTGAAGGCAATTACTCTGTAGATGTAACAAAAAGTTCT
The DNA window shown above is from Bacteroidota bacterium and carries:
- a CDS encoding TonB-dependent receptor; this translates as MKHIIQILIYILPLQLLAKDGIRGRVIDEDNKPIISATIYIPDLKTTELSDSLGFFNIQNLPSGNFLVEISATGFSQKIITINNTMKSLISLVLSHSAVELHGAVVTGVGSPTDERKSPIPMVRIDRRYIQQNQAANIIDLIAKVPGVSAVTTGPNVSKPYIRGLGYNRILTLFDGVRQDGQQWGDEHGIEVDQYLIDRIEIVKGPASLMYGSDALAGVVNLIPANPVARGLIRGNFTGNYQSNNQQWATSLGLAGNNKGIIWGFRMSEKQASNYYNKYDGKVFGTKYHERDLNANIGIAKKWGISSLNFSVYDNIQEIPDGSRDSATRKFTKKVSEEDTIRLIADARDLNSYDINVIHQHVQHYRLYSATNFFIGKSRLTVKLGLQQSHRREYSHPLYADLAGLNLILNTATYDIKYIFQPYKEYHITAGLNGMVQSNKNAATATDFVIPAYKSFDIGPFFYIKKSVKKFDFSVGARYDIRSFSNQALYTKTDATNGFDIQTPYNMNDSTISWQFENYKHIFSGMSSSIGATYNRSEKLCYKFNIARGYRSPNIAEISAKGVHPGTSFQQLGDANFKPEFSLQSDFGAFYYGKHFTISSEVFYNRLSYYIYNQKLLNIQGGDSIYNQNGNAYPVFKFHQTNAGLWGGEVSVDAHPHPYDWLHFENAISVVYAQNLGGNGAILNDSTKYLPLIPPLRTSHEIRAELNKKWLCFTQGFVKFDVRYNAPQNRVFLAYGTETFTAGYTLLDAGFGANVVNKKGHILFTFNIIGTNLTNMVYQSNMSRLKYMDNYPQNYTGRSGINNMGRNFSFKIVVPLI
- a CDS encoding M1 family aminopeptidase, which translates into the protein MRSRFFYIVLGIGLLLAKQADAQIFEQESIAKQELEYHLKKPLAKPRSFTANYHVHHYNLNLLLNPDTQYVQGSNAVSLKVLSNASSLEIDLSSKLIVDSLFSSKGKEKYIHLADVIYINLASSLPKGSSETITIYYHGRPSGTGFGSFGIGKNKTGKMLWTLSQPYGASDWWPCKNTLNDKADSLDVSVTTGKTYNVASNGLLVDSSTQDTFITRHWRHRYTIAAYLVAVAVGQYDIYSNWAHLKNDSVEILNYVFPESLQSAITNTKDVVSFIELFSKLFIDYPFKKEKYGHAEFGWGGGMEHQTMSFMGKFNWDLEAHELAHQWFGDWVTCGSWQDIWLNEAFATYLNGLTYEFLKTQQDFTNWKAQVSDGVMLLPDGSVLCKDTSNAYKIFDSRLVYSKGAMVLHMLRQTLGDSLFFLACRNHLNNRGGNYAVTTNFIDECEKTTGKKLDTFFSEWYYGEGFPIFNILWERLPSGELSIDIEQNPSSSTVSFFHIPVELQCKNGVQFYDFKLYPQQNKEHFTLKPPFDADTIIYNPYYNWLGSATLKNTTNLTGKGEVLLLFPNPAKDKLQIKLLYPNTIKSIYITDNHGKLVMDWSTTGNPSNFYEADISTFSSGEYIITAVNQNGQRFSEKFVVL